Proteins from one Triticum aestivum cultivar Chinese Spring chromosome 7A, IWGSC CS RefSeq v2.1, whole genome shotgun sequence genomic window:
- the LOC123150259 gene encoding dof zinc finger protein 4: MQEFQPIAGLAGRLFGGAAESAGLLRRGGAAAAAQEEVRCPRCDSANTKFCYYNNYNLSQPRHFCKGCRRYWTKGGLLRNVPVGGGCRKPKRKAAAASDVDKDVSSVNTEAKNARSGSSAGSSSLTSGPSSASTNTVNDVGACAAAHSSGGSTPFRGFGPSTFMADAPTLQPPAPMFADQAAAFATLFGTPLPAFTFAAQHKAEDDVAPAVTLTEQSSSATSTADMVPFSARSTGAATASASDWPPATMIDAGIFDLAGAVGSDTTSYWNTASWTDPDGTVYLP; the protein is encoded by the coding sequence ATGCAGGAGTTCCAGCCAATCGCCGGCCTGGCCGGGCGGCTGTTTGGCGGCGCGGCGGAATCGGCGGGCCTCCTGcgccgcggcggggcggcggcggcggcgcaggaggaggtgCGGTGCCCGCGGTGCGACTCGGCCAACACCAAGTTCTGCTACTACAACAACTACAACCTCTCGCAGCCGCGCCACTTCTGCAAGGGCTGCCGCCGGTACTGGACCAAGGGCGGCCTCCTCCGCAACGTCCCCGTCGGGGGCGGTTGCCGCAAGCCCAAGCgaaaagccgccgccgcctccgacgtCGACAAGGACGTCTCCAGCGTCAATACTGAGGCCAAGAACGCACGCTCTGGCTCCAGTGCTGGCAGCTCCAGCCTCACCTCCGGTCCCTCGTCCGCGTCGACGAACACCGTCAACGACGTTGGTGCATGTGCCGCGGCCCACTCGAGCGGCGGAAGCACGCCGTTCAGGGGCTTTGGCCCAAGCACCTTCATGGCGGACGCGCCGACTCTGCAGCCGCCGGCGCCGATGTTCGCCGACCAGGCGGCCGCGTTCGCGACGCTCTTCGGGACGCCGCTTCCGGCCTTCACCTTCGCGGCGCAGCACAAGGCCGAGGACGACGTTGCCCCTGCAGTCACACTCACAGAGCAGTCGTCGTCGGCGACTTCCACCGCAGACATGGTGCCGTTCTCCGCACGGTCAACTGGCGCAGCGACGGCATCAGCGTCAGACTGGCCACCGGCGACGATGATCGACGCCGGGATATTCGACCTCGCCGGCGCCGTCGGGAGCGACACGACGTCGTACTGGAACACGGCGAGCTGGACGGACCCGGACGGGACCGTGTACCTGCCCTAG